The Nitrospira sp. DNA window CAGCCGGCACGAAATCGAGTCCAACGTAATCGGGGGAGCGAAAGTTTCCCCGGCGAGCGTAGCGCTGCCGGAACGCCTCATTGAGTTGGAGAAACACGCCGAAGTTGCCATTGCCGCACCCGGCGTCCAGAATGCGCTCCCCCTGGTGGCACTCGCCCATCAACCGGTAGAGATGATCCATCAAACGCCAGAAGTCCGCGACGTTCGGGATCGTCTGAAAATTGTGCAGATACTCCTGCCAGAACGCCACGTGGTCCGACTTTCTCATCGGGCGACGCGTCTTGCTCCGTTCACGTTCAACTCGGTTCTGAACGCCGATCTCGCGATGCGAGGGCTCCACCAGCCGTTCCTGACGTCGCGTCGACCACAATTCCTGCTGACAGCACTGGGCAATTTGGCGGTACACCGTACGAGCCTTTCGCGGGCTCTCCTGCAACCGATGCAAGGCACCCGGAACTTCAAACGAATGACGCACATTCGATCCCATCGACTCTGCCACCGCAGCAACCGACGCGGAATCAACCCAGGCGTCCTTCTCGGCATGGAACAACACGACCGGGATCTGCAACCGCTCGGCATCCCGCTGTGTGGTCGCCAGATCCGCATATTCGGCCTGAACCGCATGCTCCAACCAGCGATCGGCATCGATCGTCAATCCGAGGATATTCACCACGCCCTTCCGCACACCGGCCAGATGCTCCCCGATCAGATCTTCCTGATGCACGGCCTGTAGCGTATGCCGGATATCCATGATGCCATTGATCAACATCAGCAATCGTATATGGGACACCCGTCCTGCGACCTTCAACGCCACACGGCCGGCAAGACTGGTAGCCACCACACCAATGGGCCGGCCCGGCCACTGCTTGGCTACATGATCGAGCACGGTTTCTAAATCGGTTTCCATATCTTCAAGGCGGAATTGCGTGACCAGGCCGTCACTTTCTCCGACATGGTTCACATTGTCGTACCGCACGACGTGGCATCCGTTGCCCGCAAGATAGTAGGCCAACGGCACATAGTCCCGCTTACTCTCTCCGTATCCGGGGGCCAGCACGACAATGGGCGCGTCGTCGGCCTGTGCCGTTCGAGGCCGATCATGGCAGAGCACAATCCGAAGCCCTGAAGCCCGGGCACATTCCGAAAACTCACTGACCACGGAAGGACCTTCCACGACCGGCTCCGCTCCCCCGGCCGGGATCTGAGCTAAGAGATGTTCAATGACATCCTCCGTCTCCTTCGCCACCGGAAGAAAGCGCACGCCCGCCAGCACGGTCCGCCCCGCCACCGGAACGCAACCGGGACGAACATCGGTTGAGCCAGGTTTCGTCCAGACCACTTCACCCACCACCGAGCAGAGGGAAGAGGACGCCTGGTCCTCGGAGAGCTCCTGGTGAGAATCAGCCGCAGGCCATCGTAGTTCGAGTTCGGAACCCAGCACATCTTCATCGATGGAGAGGCGCACACAGGCGCCCTTAGGCGTCAAATCCGTCGTCAAGGCCGCAGAGAGCAGTCGTTGCCCTGCGTGACTCCTGAGGCTCACCTCGGTGCTGAGCCCAACGACCACCCGCGGTTCCCGCCGGCGCTCTTCGCGAGGACGTTCACGCCGGCGCACGCATGCCACTCGAGCCTGAGGCACCGGTACAGGGTCAACGCCGGCTTCGACCAGCGCCTCTTCCTGCTCCTGGGCGATCAAGGCTGCGATCACCCGCAGTGACTTCATCCCCTGTTGCCCTTCACCAAGCAAGGCGGCCAGCACCCGTTCATCAGCGTCACTCAGATGGATAAACTGAATGGCCAAGGTCATGCTGGATCGTTTCCCTGTGGTAAGCCCCTCCTCCGAGGCGCGAATGCCGCAGACCATGCCCAAGCTGTCCAGCCCCGATGAATCCGGACCGAACGTGATCCGCATCTGCTGATTCAGCATGGCGGGAATTTCCGCGTCAAACTCCATCGAAAGCCCGCCGAGGCTGATGCTCCTGGTCGTTCCCTTCCAGGTCTGGCCTTGAAATCGAAGTTGCGTGGCAAGACGGAGACTGAGCCGCCGGGAGGCGCGTCGCTCCGCGATCGAAAGCGACCAGGCGTCGCTGGTTTTCTTTGTATCAAGGGCCGGACTGGTCCGGTTATCCTCGGACCCGCAAGGGCCGATTGCAGACATCTGGAGTTTGCGCGTTGCGACCTGAATCGACATACATCCCCTCCCGAAAGATTAAGCGCTGGTCCATCCACCGCATAGCGATGACCAACGAGTGATCATCGTCGCCCGTTCACGCATTGAATTCCGGGCGAGGCTGGACTCTTGCAAGCGCACGAACGATTCCAGGGAGCAGGGAAGATGTCGAACGATCGAAACGCGGAAGGGTCTGGGGCACGCACAGCCTCAGTCTAGGCTCGAAGCGACCACTTAACGTGGCGTAGATTCGAAGGTTATTCTAGGGAATTCGATATATTTGTCAACTCATCCACTGAAAAAAATTTCTGAACCTACTACAAAGAACCTAGTTGTTCCTTACAGGGCCGACCATCCATACCGGCCTTAGTCACTCTCGAAATCGCCTCACAACATCCAGTCAGCACAGTGACGTGTGTCACGATCCTGACACACTTGTCGGCACATCGATCGTATCACCGTTCATGCTCTGCTACGCCAAGGGGATCTCACCGCTTCCCACACAGAAGGCTGCGCGCACGAATACCGAACGACTATCACTGGTGAAGTGTGTTCGCGTCGTCCACGAGGCTGGTTCACACCATCAGCCACGTGCCCCTCCATCCGCTGGTTGCTTTGACCGCATGGTTATGCTACCCACTGGGGCCAACCACTACCCAGTACACATCATCATGCGGCTTATAGGATTCAAATGTCATGGGGCTGTTGTGCTGCTGCTGGCCGCCGGCCTTGCGCTCGGCTGCCAGAGCGTTCCACCCGTCACCGAAGGATACCCTCATCAACAGGGACTCCTGGGAAAATCCAAGCAGGATGTCCTGGCCTGTGCAGGCCCTCCCCTACAGGAGCGCGGGGAAGGAGCGCTCACCACGCTTCGATACTACAGGGAAGCACCGCTCCTGGAAGAATCGATGGTGGGCTCGAAAGGCAGCCGGCCAACCGTGCACCACGGCTGCTGGGCTACCGTCATTCTCCAAGATCAACGGGTGGATCGAGTGCGGTATCGCTTCGTGCCGAGTTCAGTGGATGCCTCGAACGATTGCGAAGAAATCTTTGCTGATTGCCCGCAATGATGAGGCCTCAACGCAAGGGGCGCACACTTCTCCGGCTGATACTGCTGGCCGGCTGCCTCCCATTCATGATCTACGGCCCCCCATCCGCCCATGGACTGGAAAAGTACGGACGGCCGTTGCCGTCGATGGACGAACCGGAACATGAGGCCAGGGAAGAGGAAGAGACGCTGTTCGGCGGGTACCTGCTGACAGGCGCCTTCGTGAAAAACCCGACCTTCGCCGCCAGACCTGACAATACGGGGCTCGTGGGCATGCGCCACATGCTGCATCTGGAAACCGATCTCTACAAGCAGTATCTGACGTTCTACACCGATCAAAACTTTTTCTCGGACCGCACCAATGGGTGGATCACGCTGTCTGAATGGGACGCCACTTTTGCCTTTACCGGTGTCATCGATCGATTCAATTGGCGGCTGCAATACGAGCGTGATGCCCCGCTGGATCGCCGCGGCCTCAAGCAGGCCTATGCCGACGCGCTTGTGACCGCACGATTCCAGGCGATTCAGGACTCCACCTGGTGGCGACGCACGTTTCCCAATCAGAACCTCACAGCCTATGCCGGGGCCGGCTGGCTGTTTCACAACAGTCAGTACTTTGCCCGCCCGAACAACACCGGCCGCGCCCTGTTTCGCTACGTAGCCCATGCCGACCTGGATCTCTACAAGAACAAGGTCGTGCTCTATGGCGATATGAATCTGTTTACCGACCGGGACGCGAGTAATACCCTGAACCCGTCGGAACTCGACTGGATCGTGGGCATCGCCGTGCGCTGGAAAGACATGGAACTGGCCTTCTATCGGGAGGAAGACCGGCCGTTGGATCAATCCGGGCTCGTCCAAAAGTATTTTGCGGTACAACTGCGGTTTGCGTTCGATGTGTCCAAGGGAGCGATGGAACGGATCGGTCTCTCGAAGTAAGTCAGGACCAGCAGGTCGGCAACTGCGTATGGGAACACTGATGTCGGGCTATATGGAATCGTGTGGCTCGGGTATCACTGATCGCCCGACAAGATGGCCGCGCACATCCTGCACATAGGTCTTGAACGGATCGGCCATAAAGAACGGCGCAGCACCCCGCAGCTTAAAATTCGACCAGTTGATAATGTAGTCGTACGACGCATGGTCATCGTATTCACGGGAGGACTCCACCTCCGGCGTGGCTCCCCCGCCGGCCAGGAGGTGACGGACTAACTCTCCCCGGCCAAACGCGCGGGTGTTTCGAGGCGGATGGTCCTGCGCCAGTTGGACAACTTTCTCGGTTGTCAGGCGTGGCCCGCGCCCCTCCTCTTCAAGGCCGTAGCAGAGCCCCCGCTCTGGATGGAGATTGTGGTATTCGAGGTCGAGGCTCTTCAGCATGGGATCATCCCACGCCAGTTGCTCGGCCTCCCGGTAGGTTTCTAGTAACCACAACTTCGACGCCCAATCGATCCGGCCCACCAACTTCTCATACCCCTGTCGCAGGCCGGTCAGCACCGATTCCCATTGGTCAATCACCCAGTCCGTCTCTTCATCCTGCCCCTGACAATGGCGTTGAGCGGCCGCAAGAAATTGCTCCTGCACATCAATCGCCGAGATGGTCTGTCCCGACTCCAGCCGGACGAGCCACCGGCGCTCGGGGTCGCGTGAAATATCCTGCAACGCCTCCACCGGCTCACTGATCCCGAGTCCGCGTGGCGCCTGACCGGCCTCGATGAGCTGCAAGACCAATCCCGTGGTCCCCATCTTCAAGGCGGTGGCGTACTCGGCCATGTTCGAATCGCCGCATAGCAGATGGATACGCCGATATTGGTTCGGATCGGCCAATGGCTCATCCCGGGTGTTCACAATCGCCCGGTTGTGCTGCACCCATTCGAAGAAATCGTTCACGATGTAGTCAGCCCGTTGGGAGATCTGGAATGGGACGATCGATCGGTCTTGAGCATCCCGCAGTCCCGGTCGATGCAAAATGAGACCGCCGACCTGTACCCATTCATTGGGGTCAGCCGCACAGCCGATGCGCCCGGATCCGGTAAAGATCTGCCTGGTGACCAAGAACGTGACTAACGGCCCGAGCCCGCGCCTGGAAAAGGGGAACTGGCGGCTGACCAGGTAATTTTCGTGCGAGCCGAACGTCGCATCGGTTTCGTGATCGATGTTGTTCTTGATCAGCGACACCGTCTCGTCCAAACCCAACGCGGTGATGGCCTGTTGAACGATCCGGTCGCCCGCCCGGTCCGATGCCACCAGATCCGCCAGGGTGGTGCACTCCGGCGAGGCATATTCCAAATGCCCCATGTCGATATACAACCGCCCGGCATTGGTCAAAAACCCGCCATTGCCCGGTGGTTCATCATGACCACGATGATGCAGATCGAGCACACCCCGACGATCGACATGAAAAATGTGATCGCGAATACGTTGCGCCACCCAGGACGGAGAGTAGTCCGGCCGATCCTGGTTGACCAGGAGGCCATACTCCGTTTCGAGTCCGAAAATACGATTCAGCATAACCAGTGATCAGGCGGGATTCGCCGCACGCATGCCGGACGGCAACAAATCCCCCAACTCCTCGGGACGAAATGCACGGTATTTGGACGAACCGGGCCCATTGCGCTCCAGCAGAATACATTCCACAGACTTCTCGGCAACGGTCTGCCGCACATGGGCCAGCAAGGAGGCCTTGTCCGGCACACTCGACGCGTCACCCGCAGCCTTATCGACGGATGTGGAAGCGGACGTGTCTTCCTCATCCGCAGCATCCGCGGCTGCCTGTGCCAGGGAACCGACCGCCCAGGCACAGAGGGCCATCTCAACCGCCTGCTTCAACGGGGCCTGCTCGAAGCCGGTGTGCGATTCCAAATATCGCCCCATTTGCGCCTGAACGGCGGCGGTCGCACCCAACGATGCCCAGCGACGACTCTCCTCAAAGGTGCCGTCGTAATTGATGGTGAGAAACAGATCTCGCTCCGGCCTGGTGCCTAACTCAGCGAGAAGAATCTTCACAATAAACGGGGCCTTGTAGATTTCTTCAAACGCCTGCTTGATGGCGGGGGCCAACCCGTACTTCATCAATCGGGCGCCGGTCACATCAGACGGAGACCGGTTGAATCCTTCCACATGCGCCATTTCCAACAAGGAGAACCGCAACTTCTCCAAATCTGCCGGATGCCCCATCCCGCCCAGGGCAATGCGATCGTAAATTTCATACAACTTCGGCGTGCCCCGACTCACGGTGAGCATCAGAATCCCGTCGGCACAGGCGGACGCCACAACCGGCGCGCCTTTCGTAAACTGTTCATCGAGATAATGCCGCCGGTTGCCGACTGCCTCAATCCATCGATAGGGTTCTTCGTACATTAGAGATCACCTTTATCAACAATCATGTCTTGGCTATCGCACTGCATGAATCGAGTGGCTTACCGCGAACGTACGACTTCTTGTTCGTACAGGCGTTTCAAATCGCCATCGGCAATCACGCGAACACCGGCGGCGGTAATCAGTTTGACGACCGGATAGAGATTGAGCTCCCGATTCACCCCGCCGGTCGCCGAGTCGAATTCGGCCGCGCTCGAGAGCAATCGCAACGCCTGAATCGTGGCCTGTTCCTCCGGCAGGGCTGCCAGCGGCTGCGGGCCCCAGGTATTCAAGTAGTGCAGGATGCCACGGATCGTCGGTGAGCCGGACCCAGACACGGCATATTCGACCGCTTCGAATTCGGCGCCGAGAATGTCGTAGAAATAGATCTTGGCTGCGCCCTGCTCGTGATCATAGCCGGCGAAAACAGGCACCACGGCCCCGGTGCCCGCCAAGGCAGCAGGCACATTCTCCTTGAGCAACTTGGACACGGCGCGAAGTTTGCCCTCAAAACTTAACTCCTGCAGTTGTGTGCGACGGTAGTATTTGAAAGAATGCGCCAGTACACGCACCATCTCATAGGCGGTGGCCGGAACCCCGGCGATGGCCATCACACTGTGACGATCGATCTCCAGCACCTTATCGGTACGGTCGTACATCACCATGTTGCCGGCGGTGGCCCGGCGATCGCCCGCGACCAACACCCCGTCTCGATATTTCAGGGCAAGAATCGTCGTGGCGGTCGGCACCTCAATGCCGGCAGCCGCCGCAACCGGATTACCGAACTGATAGCCCTGCTCTTTTAAGAGCTGAAAAAAATCTCCCTGCATCCCCATTGCGTACCCCTTCCGACTCATTCGCTCCGTCATGTCACGCGGACGCCGGGATCAGGGATCACTGCGCGCGTCCAACGAGGGCCTTCCGAGGCCGCGCGTTGCGCGAGCAAGAGCCCTGATTCGGTGGCCGTTCTTATTCTCCCGTCCGCTGCCGATATCGTTCCGCCTGCTTCGGATCCACCTTGCGCATCCGCTTCAAGAGATTGTCCTTATCCGGCGAACCGGTCTCCGGGCGTCGCGGCCCTCCGCCTTCTTCCGACGGGCTCGGAGATTTCGGCATCGGATCACCGGGCGCCTCACGACGATCCGGCATCAACATATATCGCATGGTTGTGATTCCTTTCGTTTGGCCCATGCAGCCAGGGCATCGGCCGGTGACGCCGCAGTTTCCAACAGCGCCGCACAAGCTCGCACGGCATCCGGCTCAAACAGGTCGCCCATCTCCAAGGTGCGCGACCGTAGCCCCCCGCTGAACTGGACCCGCTCCCACTGCATACCGCTGATCTCCTGAGGAAACCGCCTGACACACAACCCGCGCAGTCCTCCGCGGGTATCCGCAGGCCCGGCTGCCAACGCCTCGGCAATGTCGCGCTCGGTCGTCATGCGCCAGGTTTTGCCTTCTGCTTCGAGCCCCAGAAACAAGCCGCGCTCAGGGCTCACATTATGATACTCCAGGTCCAAGCTGGCGAGCCACGGATCCTCCCAGGTCAGCCGCTCCTCGCGCATGAACGTCTCCAACAACCACTGTTTGGTTACCCAATCCAGCTTGCCGACCAGTGGCGCTCGATCCTGCCCCAGCAAGCGGAGCGTCTCCTGCCATTCGCGCAGAACCCAGTCCGCATCGGGATCACTGCCTCCGCACACCCGACTCGCCGCATTCCAATATTCTTCTTGAATGGCCAAGCCGGACCACGTACGCCCATCCTTCAACCGTACCGCTGCCTTCAGCTCCGGATCGCGCGACAGTTGCTTGATCGCCGCCACCGGCTGTTCCAACTCCACGTTCGGGGCCGCACCGCGCTGGAGCACATCGAGAACCAGCCTGGTGGTGCCGACCTTGAGGGCGGTCGCGTATTCACACATGTTGGCGTCCCCGAGGATCAGATGCAGGCGCCGGTATTTGGTCCGATCGGCGTGGGGTTCGTCGCGCGTATTGAGGATAGGGCGATTGTGCATCGTATCCACCCCCAATTCCGCCTCCATGAAGTCGGCCCGTTGCGAGAGCTGGAAAGAGCCAGGCACATATCCCGACTCCTGCGCTTCCATTCCGACTTTCCCGGCCCCGGCGATGAGCTGGCGGCTGACCAGAAACGGCAACAATCCGCTCACGAGTTGAGGAAAGGACAACGAGCGCGGCACCAGGTAATTGTCGTGGCAGCCGTAGCTGTGGCCATGAAAGTCCGTATTGTTTTTGTAGAGCTGCAGGTGCGCCCCGCCGAGTCGTTGATTGCGACGATCAGCGGCCCGCTGCACGATGCGCTCGCCGGCCCGATCGTGGGCCAGCAGATCTTTGAGGGTGCGACATTCCGGGGTGGAGTATTCCGGATGGGTATGGTCGTTGTAGAACCGGGCGCCATTCGGTAGCACCAGGTCACTTTTCATCTCGTGGAACGAATAGGGACGGTGGGCATCCAGCTTGGCGAAGTCGTCTTCTTCCTTATCCTGCTGCAGACCGGACACCCGGAAGCCTCGCGCATCTTCATGCGGATCTTCCCCTCGGTAGTCCCATCGCCGTTCAAAGTTTTCCGTCAGATGCGCACGGACCAATTCCATCGACTCCTCGACCGGATCCACCGCGTCGAGGTCTTCCCTGGTAATGCCGTACTCCGTTTCAATGCCGAAGAGATGCATCGCGTCCTAAATGATCTGGTTGACCAGCCGCTCTTCCGTCGGCCGGCCGCGGCGGAAGGACGATACGCCCACCACCTGCTCAGGGTGATGATCCAGCAGCTTCAGCCATTCCTCCGCCGCGTCATCAGGTGGCAGCATTTCTCCCTCACGATATTCTTCCTGCACCGCATCGAGCAGATCTTGCGCTCGAATACCGTCACCGGATGGCGCGCTTGCCTCGCCCACGGCACGCTCAATCGCCTTCTCCTTTGCCCGTTGCACGATCGACGAAAGAATTGCGCCGCTGACGAGATCGCCCCGGTACAGCACCTTGTTCTGCCCGTTCCGAAGCCTGATCGATAACACGCGATTCTGGTCGCTACGGGAGAAGAGATGGTCCACCACCTGTTCAATGACCGCATGGCGCGCAGCAGCATGATCCTGCTGATGTTGGGCCAACAGCTCCTGCTCCAGCGGCAGCGCGGCGGTGAGATAGACCGACAGAATCTCGGCGGCCGCGTCGCGAGTCGGGCGCGCCACCTTGATCTTGCGGTCGATGCGGCCGGGCCGCAAGATCGCTGGATCGATCAAATCGGGCCGATTCGAGGCCAGAATGATCACGACATCCTGTAGCGATTCGATCCCATCCATCTCGGCGCAAAACATCGGCACGAGGGTGTTATTGATATTAAACGATCGCATCGACCGTCTGGTGCCCAGTACCGACTCCGCCTCGTCGATAAAAATGAACGGTAAGGCCCCCTCTTTCCGTCTGGCGCGCGCCTTGGCAAACAGATCGCGCACGATCCGTTCCGATTCGCCCAGCCACATATTCAAGATTTCGGGCCCCTTGATATGCAGAAACGCGCCGCTCGTGACCGGAGGGTTCTTCGCATTGCCCTCGGAGGCAGACTGCCCCTGCGACTCCCGCACCAATTGCGAGAGACTGGCTGCCGCCGCCTGCCCGATCAACGTCTTACCGCATCCCGGCGGGCCATAGAGAAGAAAACCCTTCGGCTGCGTAAACTGGTACTTCGAAAATGTGTCGGCATGCAGCAGCGGATATTCAATCGCTTTCCGAATGGCCTCGATCGCCTGATGCTGGCCGCCGATCTGTTCCCAGGTCACACTCGGCACTTCATCCAACAGATGCGCGCGGGCCTGCCGGTTCTCGAATTTCTCGATCGCAATGCGGTATGTCGGCTCAACCCGCACCTCATCACCCGGCTTGAGGTCTGCATTCAGCAAATCGCTGGAACGCTGCAGAATCAACGCCTGCCGCCCCATCTCCTGCTCGAAACGAATCCGGCCGTCGGGCAGAAGCTCGGCCACTTTCAGCACCGGCCCGTTCCGGTCATACCCGAGCGCCTTGATCACTGTGTAGGCCTCGTTGACGAGGATCTGCGTGCCGATCTTGAGGTCCTCCACCGAGAGTCGCGGATCGGTATTGGCATAATACTCCGCGCCGCCGACCACGATTCGGGCCAGCCCCTCCCCTGGCAGCTCCACCAGAAGGCCCACGCGATTGGCAGGCGCCGTCAGCTTGGCGACGACATCATTCAGTTTCTTCAATTCACTCTCACGCCGGTCCTGCGTCACCGATTGCGCCATCACCACATGCCGCAATTTATACAGCAGCTTCTGGCGAGGATCGCCGTCGGGAAACGCGGCCAGACATTCGTCTATCAGTTCGATCGGATCGGCCGACACCGCGGCTTCACGGGGCGGCGACGGCTGCCCCCCCTGGGCCGGCTGATCCGGATTGCGATGGTCACTCATACTGTTCCTCCGGATGATACGACTCCGGTCATCCTAACAGGTTGTGGAGAAGCTGTGCCAGGGACGGGCCAGAGGCTTCGACACCGGGGGCGCAACCCGTTCAACCCTCTCACGTTCAATTGACCGCCTGCAGCGTCACCGTCGCCTGCAGACGCCGATTTCCGCGCGCATAGTCGATGGTGACTTGGTCGCCGACCTTGTGTTTCTCCATCTCATCCATCAGATCATCAATCGTCTCCACCGGCTTGCCATCCACCGCCACAAGGATATCGCCCAGTTCAACACGCCCGCCCATCGTTTCGCGCGCGCCGCGCAACCCCACACGTTCCGCGGCACTCCCCCTGCCGACCTTCCCGATAATGACGCCCTTCACACCCCAGCGTCTCGCCATCGCGTCGGGAACCAGGGAAATGCCCAAACCCGGCCTGATCAACTTGCCGTGCTTGATCAGCTCCGGCACGATACGATTCACCGTATCGACCGGCACCGCAAAGCCAATCCCGGCAAATGCGCCGCTGGGGCTGACGATTTGGGTATTCACGCCGATCAAACGTCCGGCGCTGTCGAGCAGCGGTCCGCCGGAGTTGCCGGGGTTGATGGCGGCATCGGTCTGGATCACCCCTTCAATGGTGCGATTGCTCATCGATTTAATGGTCCGTCCCAACGCGCTCACCACCCCGGTCGTCAGGGTATGGTCGAGACCGAAGGGATTGCCGATCGCCAGGACTTTTTGCCCGACGCGCAATGCCTGGGAATTGCCGATCATGACCGGTTGGAGCGCCGACTCCGGCGCCTGAATCTGCAATACGGCGATATCGTGGTCTGGATCCGCGCCGACGACTTTGGCCTTGGTTTCCGTTCGATCCGCCAAGGTCACCGTAATTGAATCTGCGCCATAGATCACGTGATAGTTCGTCACGATGTGTCCTTGCCGGCTCCACACAAACCCCGTCCCCGATCCTTGTGGCACCTCGAACAGGTTGAATGACCAGGGATCGCGCTGCATGGCTGTGTTGGCGATGAAGACGACCGATCGGGCCGCCCGGTCGAACACGGCAATCGTAGCCTGCTCGTCTGCACTCAGTTCAGTCGGGGCAATCACTTGGGCCAGAAACAATCCGTTCGGTTCCTCGGCCATGGCCTGCCCAGGCGGCAGCCACGCACCCATCATGAGACCGGCCAACACTCCCAGCCTCGCCCACCGACCGGCGCGCCACCTTGTCAGCCGCTCTCTCCTTATCATTTATTCGCCAATGATCTGCAGAACCAGTTCCCGGGTCCGCGCGCGGGTGTCGAAGTCCAATACGACGACCTGCTGCCAGGTCCCCAGCACCATCGTGCCATCGATGAACGGGATGGTGAGGGACTGCCCCTGCAACTGCCCCCGCAGATGGCTATGCCCATTGTCTTCTCCCGCATTCCGCACATTGTGCTGCCACGCGGGGTCCGCAGGAATCAGCCGCTCCCAGATCGCTTTTGTATCGGCTCGAATGCCGGGCTCATCCTCGATGATCAACACGGACGCGGTCGTGTGCTTGATGAAGACCGTGATAATGCCCGCGCGCAGCTGCGTCCCCTCAAGCGCCGCGCGCAGCCGATCGGTGATGTTTTCCATCCGGCAATCGCCCTGCATGTCGACTCGCAACGACACAGACTTAACCGTCATCGAATGACTCCTCATCGGTACGGCGCAAATAGGCACGCTCACGCGCGGTCAGCGCCCGTCCCCTGGCCTGCGCCAACACCGTATCGAACACACCCTCCGCCGCCAACTCACGCAACGCCTGGACCACCGGACGGCTGATGATCTGTTCCTGCTGCAACCCGCGCAGGTAGGCAAAGGCCTCGGACAGATCTTCACGCCGCCGCACATAATAGTCGCGGCCCCGGCGTTGATTGCTGTAGGCCTCGAACTGTTCGCACGCAACCAGGACTTCCCCCAGCTGGCGCACCCAGGGCTGTGCACCCGCCAATTTTTCAGGATAGTAATAGTACAGCATGACCCGGCCCATCCACGGAGCCCAGGCCACCCCGAGCTCGCGCAGGGCCGGTTTCACGGTCCGTAGCCGTGCCGCCAACCTGCGGGCATAACCCAGGCGCATCTCCACCTGCTCGCAGGCCCAGGCATCGAGCCTGATGCCGGCCTCCTCCATAGCGGTGCGATACCGATCCACGAATGCTTCCGTTTCACGGCCGTAGCGAGTGTCGGGATGCCGGGCTCTCCATTCACGCGGTCTGGTCGGAATGTTGTGTGCGCGTGCCCAGGACCAGATCCGGCCGAACAGGCGCCGGTCAAGTCCGGCACGTCCCAAATCGTGCAGGAGACAGGCGATCTGATATTGCGTCACACGTCGCGAAGGGTGGCCCAACCGTGCAGCGACTGCGGCGCACATGCGGGCCGTCCTGACCGCATGGGGACAATCGTACCCCTTGATGATTCGCCCGGGGCGACGCGGGTCCGGATAGTCGTAGAGTCGCAACAGTTGAGAGGCAAGGGTCCGCGGCATGAACAGCGGAGGAAGGGTGATGCGTGAATTGGCCATGCAGGTGCGAGGCAGCGAGATCGACGCGTTACGGCCAGGCAGAATATCGTTCACCAAAAGAAGGTGTCAAGCAGACC harbors:
- a CDS encoding AAA family ATPase, with product MSDHRNPDQPAQGGQPSPPREAAVSADPIELIDECLAAFPDGDPRQKLLYKLRHVVMAQSVTQDRRESELKKLNDVVAKLTAPANRVGLLVELPGEGLARIVVGGAEYYANTDPRLSVEDLKIGTQILVNEAYTVIKALGYDRNGPVLKVAELLPDGRIRFEQEMGRQALILQRSSDLLNADLKPGDEVRVEPTYRIAIEKFENRQARAHLLDEVPSVTWEQIGGQHQAIEAIRKAIEYPLLHADTFSKYQFTQPKGFLLYGPPGCGKTLIGQAAAASLSQLVRESQGQSASEGNAKNPPVTSGAFLHIKGPEILNMWLGESERIVRDLFAKARARRKEGALPFIFIDEAESVLGTRRSMRSFNINNTLVPMFCAEMDGIESLQDVVIILASNRPDLIDPAILRPGRIDRKIKVARPTRDAAAEILSVYLTAALPLEQELLAQHQQDHAAARHAVIEQVVDHLFSRSDQNRVLSIRLRNGQNKVLYRGDLVSGAILSSIVQRAKEKAIERAVGEASAPSGDGIRAQDLLDAVQEEYREGEMLPPDDAAEEWLKLLDHHPEQVVGVSSFRRGRPTEERLVNQII
- a CDS encoding YjbQ family protein, with the protein product MRVDMQGDCRMENITDRLRAALEGTQLRAGIITVFIKHTTASVLIIEDEPGIRADTKAIWERLIPADPAWQHNVRNAGEDNGHSHLRGQLQGQSLTIPFIDGTMVLGTWQQVVVLDFDTRARTRELVLQIIGE
- a CDS encoding HD domain-containing protein, whose translation is MANSRITLPPLFMPRTLASQLLRLYDYPDPRRPGRIIKGYDCPHAVRTARMCAAVAARLGHPSRRVTQYQIACLLHDLGRAGLDRRLFGRIWSWARAHNIPTRPREWRARHPDTRYGRETEAFVDRYRTAMEEAGIRLDAWACEQVEMRLGYARRLAARLRTVKPALRELGVAWAPWMGRVMLYYYYPEKLAGAQPWVRQLGEVLVACEQFEAYSNQRRGRDYYVRRREDLSEAFAYLRGLQQEQIISRPVVQALRELAAEGVFDTVLAQARGRALTARERAYLRRTDEESFDDG
- a CDS encoding trypsin-like peptidase domain-containing protein, whose amino-acid sequence is MMGAWLPPGQAMAEEPNGLFLAQVIAPTELSADEQATIAVFDRAARSVVFIANTAMQRDPWSFNLFEVPQGSGTGFVWSRQGHIVTNYHVIYGADSITVTLADRTETKAKVVGADPDHDIAVLQIQAPESALQPVMIGNSQALRVGQKVLAIGNPFGLDHTLTTGVVSALGRTIKSMSNRTIEGVIQTDAAINPGNSGGPLLDSAGRLIGVNTQIVSPSGAFAGIGFAVPVDTVNRIVPELIKHGKLIRPGLGISLVPDAMARRWGVKGVIIGKVGRGSAAERVGLRGARETMGGRVELGDILVAVDGKPVETIDDLMDEMEKHKVGDQVTIDYARGNRRLQATVTLQAVN